The following coding sequences lie in one Alloacidobacterium dinghuense genomic window:
- the opgC gene encoding OpgC domain-containing protein, which yields MHLPKPQRRPELDALRGLFLVWMTLTHLPTRFSDFVNQPIGFVSSAEGFVFLSALLVSRVYMRQALQDGTALRNKLWRRSLRIYAYHLLMLALAFTVAAAYAVTTHRAAIYNLLNFYIAHPFVAVVGSLLLLYCPPLLDILPMYVIFLFFTPLVLSSAVRQGWGRILAVSGAFWLFAQFGLRDLVHNIVVHVTHLPIPLQETGAFNLFAWQAIWIVGLWLGAKSAEDDVPLKRIPGYVVALCALVCLFFIGVRHDWLGPHLTQQALGMKLDKWQIGPLRVINLVTFTIVFYWMRKYVSRVIAVEPFLTLGKASLHVFCAHVFFVFVGLALLFSDVPQLHGWVAITLLAVTFAGLVLVAVREVRKQREDRAKREVRNAEEPADVPPSIQLRAEPKPLTAPLQEEPAAASESCR from the coding sequence ATGCATCTTCCCAAACCGCAGAGACGTCCTGAACTCGATGCCCTGCGCGGCCTATTCCTCGTCTGGATGACGCTCACGCATCTCCCCACACGGTTTAGCGACTTTGTGAACCAGCCCATCGGCTTCGTCTCTTCCGCCGAAGGCTTTGTCTTCCTCTCTGCATTGCTTGTGAGCCGCGTCTACATGCGTCAGGCGCTTCAGGACGGGACAGCTCTGCGAAACAAATTGTGGCGCCGCTCCCTGCGGATTTACGCGTACCACTTGCTCATGCTGGCGCTCGCTTTCACCGTCGCAGCAGCCTATGCCGTCACGACCCATCGCGCAGCCATCTACAACCTGCTTAACTTCTACATCGCGCATCCATTCGTCGCTGTTGTCGGTTCTTTACTTCTGCTCTACTGCCCGCCGCTGCTCGACATTCTGCCGATGTACGTGATCTTCCTCTTCTTCACACCGCTTGTTCTCTCTTCAGCTGTGCGGCAAGGCTGGGGAAGAATCCTCGCCGTCAGCGGCGCCTTCTGGCTCTTCGCGCAGTTCGGCCTGCGCGATCTGGTGCACAACATCGTCGTCCACGTCACGCATTTGCCCATCCCGCTTCAGGAAACGGGCGCTTTCAACCTCTTCGCCTGGCAAGCCATCTGGATCGTCGGTCTGTGGCTGGGCGCAAAATCCGCTGAGGATGACGTACCGCTGAAGCGCATCCCTGGCTACGTTGTTGCCCTGTGCGCGCTGGTCTGCCTCTTCTTTATCGGAGTTCGCCACGACTGGCTCGGCCCTCACCTCACGCAACAGGCACTCGGAATGAAGCTCGACAAGTGGCAGATCGGGCCTTTGCGAGTCATCAACCTTGTTACCTTCACGATTGTTTTCTACTGGATGCGCAAGTATGTGTCGCGTGTGATAGCCGTAGAACCGTTTCTGACTCTGGGCAAGGCATCGCTGCATGTCTTCTGCGCGCATGTCTTCTTCGTCTTTGTCGGATTAGCCTTGCTCTTCAGCGATGTTCCACAACTGCATGGATGGGTGGCCATCACGCTGCTCGCCGTGACATTTGCCGGACTGGTGCTGGTCGCTGTGCGAGAGGTGCGCAAGCAGCGCGAAGATCGCGCCAAACGCGAAGTAAGGAACGCGGAAGAACCAGCCGACGTGCCTCCGTCGATTCAATTACGTGCAGAACCCAAGCCCCTGACAGCACCGCTGCAAGAGGAGCCGGCAGCAGCCTCGGAGTCTTGTCGATAG
- the mqnE gene encoding aminofutalosine synthase MqnE produces the protein MSGETAFQATRRPFATDDARLQPIAEKVLRGERLSFDDGVTLYRSPDILAVGWLANSVREKLHGNIAYFNVNRHINPTNVCVAACRLCAFGRKKDAAGAYTMALEQAWQTAASGYSEAVTEFHIVGGLHPDLPLEYFLDLVRGLKERFPQVHIKAFTMVEVAFFARRAKLSIRETLERLRDAGVDSLPGGGAEIFADRVRHIICDHKIDGDEWLDTARTAHQLGLKSNATMLYGHIENDEDRVDHMLRLRAVQDETHGFQTFIPLAFHPDNTPLEHLPRTTGLTDIKQIGVSRLLLDNFPHIKAYWQMMTPKIAQIALRFGADDIDGTVIEEKIYHDAGATTPQGMRRRDLERLIREAGREPFERDTMYRTVTRTEDTFTVAV, from the coding sequence ATGAGTGGAGAAACGGCATTTCAGGCGACGCGTCGGCCATTTGCGACCGATGATGCGAGACTGCAACCGATTGCGGAGAAGGTGTTGCGAGGCGAACGGTTGAGCTTTGATGATGGGGTGACTCTCTATCGCTCGCCTGACATCCTCGCCGTTGGCTGGCTGGCTAATTCCGTGCGCGAAAAGCTGCATGGCAACATTGCGTACTTTAACGTGAACCGGCATATCAACCCGACGAATGTTTGCGTCGCTGCCTGCCGGCTATGTGCTTTCGGCCGCAAGAAAGATGCCGCTGGCGCGTATACCATGGCGCTCGAACAGGCATGGCAGACGGCCGCGTCCGGGTATAGTGAGGCCGTCACGGAGTTCCACATTGTTGGTGGATTGCATCCGGATCTGCCGCTCGAATACTTTCTCGATCTCGTACGCGGTTTAAAAGAACGCTTTCCGCAGGTGCATATCAAGGCTTTCACCATGGTCGAAGTTGCGTTCTTTGCGCGGCGCGCGAAGCTCTCGATTCGAGAGACATTAGAGCGATTGCGCGATGCGGGCGTGGATTCGCTGCCTGGCGGCGGCGCGGAGATTTTTGCGGACCGAGTGCGCCATATCATTTGCGATCACAAGATCGACGGGGATGAATGGCTGGATACAGCGCGGACGGCGCATCAGCTCGGGCTGAAGTCGAATGCGACCATGCTCTACGGGCACATCGAGAACGACGAGGACCGCGTAGACCACATGCTGCGCCTGCGCGCGGTGCAGGATGAGACGCATGGTTTCCAGACGTTCATACCGCTGGCTTTTCATCCGGACAATACGCCGCTTGAGCATTTGCCGAGGACTACTGGATTAACGGACATCAAGCAGATTGGCGTGAGCCGTCTGCTGCTGGACAATTTCCCCCACATCAAAGCCTACTGGCAAATGATGACACCGAAGATCGCGCAGATCGCGTTACGTTTTGGCGCGGACGATATCGATGGAACGGTCATCGAGGAGAAGATCTATCACGATGCGGGTGCGACGACACCGCAGGGAATGCGTCGGCGCGATCTGGAACGGCTGATTCGTGAAGCTGGCCGCGAGCCCTTCGAGCGGGACACGATGTATCGCACAGTTACGCGTACCGAAGATACCTTTACGGTCGCCGTCTAA
- a CDS encoding VOC family protein, whose product MIENRSVPTDIVLPHISYHHVAKAIEWLTRVFGFKENYRYGDPVSGAQLYAGKAFIMVRNEPDQATPAQLGYGTQSLTIFIDDVDAHYAKARSEGASIVEELHETEYGERQYGVEDLDGHHWLFSRHARDVSPNEWGAVIAKR is encoded by the coding sequence ATGATTGAGAATCGCTCTGTGCCGACCGACATCGTGCTTCCGCACATCTCGTATCATCACGTCGCCAAAGCGATTGAGTGGCTGACAAGAGTTTTTGGATTCAAAGAAAACTATCGCTACGGCGATCCCGTGAGCGGCGCACAACTCTACGCCGGGAAGGCTTTCATTATGGTCCGGAACGAGCCGGACCAGGCCACGCCGGCACAACTGGGATATGGCACGCAGTCCCTTACCATCTTCATAGACGATGTGGACGCGCATTACGCGAAAGCCCGATCAGAGGGAGCAAGCATCGTCGAAGAGCTGCATGAAACCGAGTATGGCGAACGCCAATATGGAGTCGAGGACCTCGATGGCCACCATTGGCTTTTCTCTCGACATGCCCGCGACGTAAGCCCGAATGAATGGGGCGCGGTCATCGCAAAACGCTGA
- a CDS encoding MarR family winged helix-turn-helix transcriptional regulator, whose product MKAAIAKSKSDTSGIHLWLVLWKAFRSVEEHAQRHIAGLGLGLSDFGVLEALFHKGPLHVKDLGPKVMLTSGSMTAALDRLERRGLIDREEDSEDRRARLVRLTETGERLIREVFEEHKRAMELATSGVGKRDRELLIDLLRQLGLGAVKALYSSANKGVAAKSGGKKGVSDV is encoded by the coding sequence ATGAAGGCGGCAATTGCAAAATCGAAGAGCGATACCAGTGGCATTCATCTTTGGCTGGTGCTATGGAAGGCTTTTCGATCGGTGGAGGAGCACGCACAGCGGCATATTGCTGGTCTTGGTCTCGGTCTTAGCGACTTCGGAGTGTTGGAAGCGCTTTTCCACAAAGGGCCGCTCCATGTGAAGGATTTGGGCCCGAAAGTGATGCTCACCAGTGGATCGATGACCGCGGCTCTTGACCGGCTGGAGCGCCGGGGACTGATCGATCGCGAGGAAGACTCCGAGGATCGTAGAGCGCGACTGGTTCGGCTGACTGAGACTGGTGAAAGGTTGATTCGGGAGGTATTTGAAGAGCATAAGCGCGCGATGGAACTGGCTACTTCGGGGGTTGGGAAACGAGATCGCGAGTTGCTGATCGACCTGCTGCGACAGCTTGGGCTGGGTGCGGTAAAGGCATTGTATTCATCAGCAAATAAAGGTGTGGCCGCGAAGAGCGGCGGGAAGAAGGGAGTAAGTGATGTCTGA
- a CDS encoding pirin family protein, with protein sequence MSEVKKVLEVYGPGSNHWVGDGFPVRNMFPSNGLREEIDPFLMLDYAGPSYFEPSQQSHGVGEHPHRGFETVTIAYQGAVSHRDSAGNAGIIFPGDVQWMTAAAGIVHEEMHEQEFAKNGGTFEMIQLWVNLPKAVKMSKPRYQGITKEQIPTVDLGNGSYARVIAGELGGARGPASTFTPVNLFDVRLTAGSKVELPIPEGHNTGVFVLKGNIALNGGDSLKGEARIATVSPEGESVLIEAKEDSTLLILSGEPINEPVFSYGRFVMNTRDEIMQAVHDYNDGKMGHLR encoded by the coding sequence ATGTCTGAAGTAAAAAAAGTGCTTGAGGTATATGGGCCGGGTTCAAATCACTGGGTGGGCGACGGCTTTCCAGTGCGTAACATGTTTCCGTCAAACGGATTAAGAGAGGAGATCGATCCCTTTTTGATGCTGGATTATGCGGGCCCGTCTTATTTTGAGCCCTCGCAGCAGTCGCATGGAGTGGGTGAGCACCCGCATCGCGGATTCGAAACGGTGACGATCGCGTATCAAGGCGCGGTCTCGCATCGCGACTCGGCTGGAAATGCGGGCATCATTTTTCCCGGCGACGTGCAGTGGATGACGGCTGCTGCCGGAATAGTGCACGAAGAGATGCACGAGCAGGAGTTCGCGAAGAATGGCGGCACGTTCGAGATGATTCAGCTTTGGGTGAATCTGCCCAAGGCTGTGAAAATGTCGAAACCGCGCTACCAGGGAATCACGAAAGAGCAAATTCCGACGGTGGATCTGGGCAACGGATCGTATGCGCGGGTGATCGCCGGAGAATTGGGCGGTGCTCGCGGACCGGCTAGCACCTTTACTCCCGTGAATCTGTTCGACGTTCGGCTAACGGCGGGGAGCAAGGTGGAACTGCCGATTCCTGAAGGGCATAATACCGGTGTGTTCGTGCTGAAGGGCAACATAGCGTTGAACGGTGGAGATTCACTTAAGGGAGAGGCACGCATTGCCACCGTGAGTCCGGAAGGCGAGAGCGTACTGATAGAAGCGAAAGAGGATTCAACTCTTCTGATACTGAGCGGCGAACCGATCAACGAGCCGGTATTCAGCTATGGGCGGTTTGTGATGAACACGCGCGATGAGATTATGCAGGCGGTTCATGATTACAACGATGGCAAGATGGGTCACTTGCGATAA
- a CDS encoding GNAT family N-acetyltransferase → MIQLRPFRSADLNVLYRIDHVCFAPGIAYSKAELRYYLQHPKSITVVAETESQAIAGFCTGQLQMREGRHLGHIITIDVLPDWRGQKVGRAMLLSVEEDFRAKGAESIRLEVAVDNLQAQTFYHAVGYSKIGMIPGYYAGKLDALVMEKDLTGDVLPHPRRL, encoded by the coding sequence GTGATTCAACTGCGTCCATTCCGCAGTGCAGACCTCAATGTGCTGTATCGAATCGACCATGTCTGCTTCGCGCCTGGGATTGCTTATTCGAAAGCTGAACTCCGCTATTACTTGCAGCACCCAAAGTCCATCACGGTAGTTGCTGAAACGGAATCGCAAGCGATTGCAGGCTTCTGCACGGGACAATTGCAGATGCGCGAGGGCCGCCACCTTGGGCACATCATCACGATCGATGTCCTTCCTGATTGGAGAGGACAGAAGGTTGGACGTGCGATGCTTCTCTCAGTAGAGGAGGATTTTCGGGCAAAGGGCGCGGAGTCGATTCGGCTGGAGGTTGCCGTTGATAATCTGCAGGCGCAGACGTTTTATCACGCCGTAGGTTATTCGAAGATCGGCATGATACCCGGTTACTATGCGGGCAAGCTTGATGCGCTCGTCATGGAGAAGGACCTTACTGGAGATGTGTTGCCGCATCCACGGCGTTTGTGA